The following coding sequences are from one Venturia canescens isolate UGA chromosome 5, ASM1945775v1, whole genome shotgun sequence window:
- the LOC122410920 gene encoding DNA (cytosine-5)-methyltransferase PliMCI-like isoform X4 gives MPAAVISPGDSHEKENHYDEIDNVLSTNMKKKALLNGNVEETEDPDVPRAAECGSFDSSEEKALPKPRGLRQVGMFAAQEAKRKNGESKKEGEQNLLMSDIKDPPAVEQETIIKEEKPNTNSTDNEADDEIEFPVEKKIKTEADAKDAKATKSQVKKAPEAQSRCQICRQKLAENEIQLYPGHPNGAMEEFVSLTDPRLSLFTGNEEAIFESDERPQNKLTHFSVYDKNGHLCPFDTGLIEKNVLLYFSGYMKAIYEEDPSPEGGVPTKDMGPINEWWVSGFDGGELALIGFNTAFGEYILMEPSEAYEPFMAAVREKIHMSKMVIEFLLDEVDPTYEDLVNKLQTVVPLKGLAPFTEDSLLRHSQFICDQVLSFDQSANPEDPLLITSPCMRALVNLAGVTLGKRLASRRTERLQQKAKKPSWTKATTTQLVNNMFETFFTEQLAEDKVKESGGPRRRRCGVCEACQQSDCGACAACKDMTKFGGTGRSKQSCVQRRCPNMALQEADDSDVEDEEEYRALTQNIRENTHDKIIKSLKCLKKQVEWQGSEIFDDGRRKFYFSATVGTETISTNDCVMIESSDPTIPLQIAKVMYMWQNKNGLRLFHANWYRRGSDTILGETSDPMELFLIDECDDVPLISISSKCKVIRHDIPENWAELGNTEYSMENEIKDQDGKTFFYQKRYTAETARFEDPLPDPECPRAEISHRFCPACARFGALQQQYTPKVFERGEEKNSREVEYGLVQYKGNDFRVGNAVYLVPGSFKFKYTSGLVDPPKPKKDQVDEDMYPEFYRKSSDHVKGSNYDTPEPFNIGYINAIYATTTDKLVSSNDIWIKVTKLYRPENTHKGASLVQQVDLNLLYWSDEVCNVRFLDVVGKCYLMYSENLNISIDEWTGRGPHRFYFTQSYNVSDKTFDEPPSKAMAIGQLGKGKTKAKGKGKIKGKTTEESEMRKLINKPVDDPPVLKKLRTLDVFAGCGGLSEGLHEAGIIESRWAIEKEEPAAWAYRLNYPKATVFSEDCNVLLRKVMDGEKRDDTGQKLPQKGDVELMCGGPPCQGFSGMNRFNSRQYSLFKNSLVVSYLAYCDYYRPKLFLMENVRNFVSFKRSMVLKLTLRCLVKMGYQCTFGILQAGNYGIPQTRRRMIIFAAAPGEKLPMYPEPTHVFSKRACQLSVLVDDKKYQSNCEWHESAPYRTINVRDAMSDLPSVRNGCSIDEMSYGGEAVSHFQRKIRGNQNQTRLRDHICKEMAPLVEARMAHIPTASGSDWRDLPNIVVRLSDGTYSKKLEYTHHDKKAGKSSTGAYRGVCSCCAGKSCDPIDRQFNTLIPWCLPHTGNRHNHWAGLYGRLEWDGFFGTTITNPEPMGKQGRVLHPEQTRLVSVRECARSQGFPDSYRFYGTVLDKHRQVGNAVPPPLGAAIGREIRKSLALTQKEADPLEPKTEVPSNLPVIDVAAASSTKIESMDI, from the exons ATGCCTGCGGCGGTTATTTCACCGGGTGACAGTCACGAGAAGGAAAATCATTACGATGAAATTGACAATGTACTGAGtacgaatatgaaaaaaaaagccttATTGAACG GCAATGTCGAGGAAACCGAAGACCCGGACGTTCCCAGAGCTGCCGAATGCGGCTCGTTTGATTCGTCAGAAGAAAAAGCCCTTCCAAAGCCTCGTGGCCTGCGTCAAG TGGGAATGTTTGCTGCACAAGAagcaaaaaggaaaaatggcGAGTCCAAAAAAGAAGGTGAACAAAACTTGCTGATGTCAGATATCAAAGATCCACCAGCCGTTGAACAAGAAACCATTATCAAAGAGGAAAAACCTAACACAAACAGTACAGATAATGAAGCAGATGACGAAATTGAGTTtcctgttgaaaaaaaaatcaaaactgaGGCAGATGCAAAAGATGCAAAAGCCACGAAGAGTCAAGTCAAAAAGGCTCCCGAAGCCCAGTCGAGATGTCAAATTTGTAGGCAGAAATTGGCAGAaaatgaaatacaattatatcCAGGGCATCCCAATGGAGCTATGGAAGAGTTTGTCTCTCTCACTGATCCCCGATTATCTCTGTTTACTGGCAATGAAGAAGCTATTTTTGAGAGCGATGAGAGGCCTCAAAACAAGTTGACACATTTCAG TGTATATGACAAAAACGGTCACTTGTGTCCTTTCGATACTGGCCTCATAGAGAAGAATGTACTGCTTTATTTCTCGGGTTACATGAAAGCAATTTATGAAGAAGATCCGAGTCCAGAGGGTGGTGTACCAACAAAAGATATGGGGCCGATAAATGAGTGGTGGGTTTCTGGTTTTGACGGTGGTGAGCTCGCTCTAATTGGCTTCAACACAGCTTTCGGGGAATATATTTTGATGGAACCGTCTGAAGCCTACGAACCTTTCATGGCTGCTGTCAGAGAGAAAATTCATATGAGCAAAATGGTGATCGAATTCCTACTAGACGAGGTAGATCCGACTTACGAGGATCTCGTGAACAAATTACAG aCGGTCGTACCTCTTAAAGGTTTGGCTCCGTTCACCGAAGATTCGTTGCTCCGACACTCtcagtttatttgtgatcaagTTCTCTCGTTCGACCAATCAGCCAATCCCGAAGATCCTCTGTTAATCACAAGTCCGTGTATGCGAGCTCTCGTCAATCTCGCTGGAGTCACTCTTGGCAAAAGATTGGCTAGTCGTAGAACCGAACGCCTTCAACAAAAGGCGAAAAAACCATCATGGACTAAAGCCACTACCACTCAATTGGTCAATAACATGTTTGAGACTTTCTTCACTGAACAATTGGCTGAAGATAAGGTCAAAGAATCAGGG GGTCCAAGAAGAAGAAGGTGCGGAGTTTGCGAAGCCTGTCAACAATCTGACTGCGGTGCATGTGCAGCTTGCAAAGACATGACAAAGTTTGGTGGCACAGGAAGAAGCAAACAATCTTGTGTACAACGTCGATGTCCAAACATGGCACTTCAAGAGGCAGACGACTCTGACGTAGAGGACGAGGAAGAGTATCGAGCTTTAACGCAAAACATTCGTGAAAATACGCATgacaaaatcataaaatcgCTAAAGTGCTTAAAGAAGCAAGTCGAATGGCAAGGTTCAGAAATATTCGACGATGGTCGTAGGAAGTTTTACTTCTCAGCTACCGTTGGAACTGAAACAATTTCCACGAACGACTGCGTTATGATCGAATCCAGTGATCCAACGATTCCGTTACAAATCGCTAAAGTAATGTACATGTGGCAAAACAAAAATGGCCTAAGATTGTTCCACGCAAATTGGTATCGTCGGGGCAGCGACACAATTCTCGGTGAAACCTCCGATCCGATGGAATTATTTTTGATCGACGAATGCGACGACGTTCCTCTCATTTCGATTTCGTCAAAGTGCAAAGTTATCAGGCATGATATTCCTGAAAATTGGGCTGAGTTAG GCAATACTGAATACAGCATGGAGAACGAGATTAAAGATCAAGacggaaaaactttcttttATCAGAAACGTTACACGGCCGAGACTGCGAGATTCGAAGATCCCCTTCCCGATCCAGAGTGTCCTCGAGCCGAAATCAGTCACAGATTTTGTCCCGCCTGTGCTCGGTTTGGAGCTTTGCAACAGCAATACACACCCAAA GTATTCGAAAGAGGTGAAGAGAAAAACAGTCGCGAAGTTGAATACGGTCTTGTTCAGTACAAAGGGAATGATTTCCGGGTCGGAAATGCCGTCTATCTGGTACCAGGATCCTTCAAGTTCAAATACACTTCGGGTTTGGTCGATCCTCCGAAACCTAAAAAAGATCAAGTCGACGAAGACATGTATCCGGAGTTTTATCGAAAATCTTCGGACCATGTCAAAGGCTCCAATTACGATACACCCGAGCCATTCAACATTGGTTATATAAATGCTATTTATGCGACTACAACTGACAAGCTCGTATCGTCTAATGACATTTGGATTAAAGTTACCAAATTATACAGACCCGAAAATACTCACAAAGGCGCGTCGCTGGTCCAACAAGTTGACCTCAATTTGCTTTATTGGAGCGACGAAG tttgCAACGTGCGTTTTCTCGACGTTGTTGGCAAGTGTTATCTGATGTATTccgaaaatttgaatatttcaatcgACGAATGGACCGGACGAGGTCCTCATCGTTTCTATTTCACACAAAGTTATAACGTTTCGGACAAAACTTTCGACGAGCCTCCATCAAAAGCAATGGCGATAGGACAACTCGGAAAAGGTAAAACCAAGGCAAAAGGCAAAGGAAAAATCAAAGGCAAAACTACGGAAGAAAgcgaaatgagaaaattgatCAATAAGCCTGTGGACGATCCGCCTGTGCTTAAAAAATTACGGACTCTTGATGTATTTGCCGGTTGTGGAG GACTATCGGAAGGTTTGCACGAAGCTGGTATCATAGAAAGTCGATGGGCTATCGAGAAGGAAGAACCTGCTGCTTGGGCTTACAGGCTAAACTATCCCAAAGCCACGGTGTTTTCGGAGGATTGTAATGTTTTACTACGAAAAGTGATGGAT GGAGAGAAACGAGATGACACTGGCCAGAAATTACCACAAAAAGGCGATGTCGAATTGATGTGCGGTGGCCCACCTTGCCAAGGTTTCAGTGGCATGAATCGTTTCAATTCTCGACAATATTCGTTGTTCAAGAACTCGTTGGTCGTATCGTATTTGGCTTATTGCGATTACTACAGACCGAAACTTTTTCTCATGGaaaatgtacgaaattttgtttccttcAAACGGTCGatggttttgaaattgactCTGCGTTGTTTAGTGAAAATGGGCTATCAATGTACGTTCGGAATTCTTCAAGCAGGAAATTATGGAATTCCTCAAACTCGTAGAAG aatgattattttcgctGCAGCACCGGGTGAAAAATTGCCAATGTATCCGGAACCGACCCACGTTTTTAGCAAACGGGCTTGCCAACTGAGCGTTCTTGtcgacgataaaaaatatcaatcgaACTGCGAGTGGCACGAATCCGCCCCTTACAGAACGATCAACGTTCGAGACGCAATGTCCGATTTACCGAGCGTGAGAAATGGGTGCAGCATCGACGAAATGTCTTACGGTGGCGAGGCGGTTTCACATTTCCAAAGAAAG ATTCGAGGAAATCAAAATCAGACGAGATTACGCGATCACATATGCAAAGAAATGGCACCGTTGGTTGAGGCAAGAATGGCACACATACCGACGGCGAGTGGCTCCGATTGGCGAGATTTGCCGAACATTGTTGTGCGATTAAGTGACGGGacatactcaaagaaattggAGTACACGCACCACGACAAAAAAGCAGGAAAAAGCAGTACCGGAGCTTATCGAGGAGTTTGCTCTTGTTGCGCCGGGAAATCGTGCGATCCTATCGATCGACAATTCAACACTTTGATTCCTTGGTGTCTTCCCCATACGGGTAACCGTCACAACCATTGGGCAGGATTGTACGGGCGATTGGAATGGGACGGATTTTTCGGGACTACGATCACAAATCCTGAACCTATGGGCAAACAG ggtCGAGTGTTACACCCCGAGCAAACTCGTCTCGTGAGCGTCCGTGAGTGTGCCCGGTCCCAAGGATTTCCGGATTCCTATCGTTTTTATGGAACCGTACTTGACAAGCATCGCCAAGTCGGAAACGCTGTACCGCCGCCCCTCGGAGCTGCGATTGGTCGTGAGATAAGGAAAAGTTTAGCTCTGACTCAAAAAGAGGCTGATCCGCTCGAACCAAAAACCGAAGTACCTTCCAATCTCCCAGTCATCGATGTTGCGGCTGCGAGTTCGACGAAAATAGAATCTATGGATATTTAA
- the LOC122410920 gene encoding DNA (cytosine-5)-methyltransferase PliMCI-like isoform X1: MPAAVISPGDSHEKENHYDEIDNVLSTNMKKKALLNGKNSNEINQSINISSESTLRTGNVEETEDPDVPRAAECGSFDSSEEKALPKPRGLRQGSSETKTRSFRSRKPFLNSERSIVGMFAAQEAKRKNGESKKEGEQNLLMSDIKDPPAVEQETIIKEEKPNTNSTDNEADDEIEFPVEKKIKTEADAKDAKATKSQVKKAPEAQSRCQICRQKLAENEIQLYPGHPNGAMEEFVSLTDPRLSLFTGNEEAIFESDERPQNKLTHFSVYDKNGHLCPFDTGLIEKNVLLYFSGYMKAIYEEDPSPEGGVPTKDMGPINEWWVSGFDGGELALIGFNTAFGEYILMEPSEAYEPFMAAVREKIHMSKMVIEFLLDEVDPTYEDLVNKLQTVVPLKGLAPFTEDSLLRHSQFICDQVLSFDQSANPEDPLLITSPCMRALVNLAGVTLGKRLASRRTERLQQKAKKPSWTKATTTQLVNNMFETFFTEQLAEDKVKESGGPRRRRCGVCEACQQSDCGACAACKDMTKFGGTGRSKQSCVQRRCPNMALQEADDSDVEDEEEYRALTQNIRENTHDKIIKSLKCLKKQVEWQGSEIFDDGRRKFYFSATVGTETISTNDCVMIESSDPTIPLQIAKVMYMWQNKNGLRLFHANWYRRGSDTILGETSDPMELFLIDECDDVPLISISSKCKVIRHDIPENWAELGNTEYSMENEIKDQDGKTFFYQKRYTAETARFEDPLPDPECPRAEISHRFCPACARFGALQQQYTPKVFERGEEKNSREVEYGLVQYKGNDFRVGNAVYLVPGSFKFKYTSGLVDPPKPKKDQVDEDMYPEFYRKSSDHVKGSNYDTPEPFNIGYINAIYATTTDKLVSSNDIWIKVTKLYRPENTHKGASLVQQVDLNLLYWSDEVCNVRFLDVVGKCYLMYSENLNISIDEWTGRGPHRFYFTQSYNVSDKTFDEPPSKAMAIGQLGKGKTKAKGKGKIKGKTTEESEMRKLINKPVDDPPVLKKLRTLDVFAGCGGLSEGLHEAGIIESRWAIEKEEPAAWAYRLNYPKATVFSEDCNVLLRKVMDGEKRDDTGQKLPQKGDVELMCGGPPCQGFSGMNRFNSRQYSLFKNSLVVSYLAYCDYYRPKLFLMENVRNFVSFKRSMVLKLTLRCLVKMGYQCTFGILQAGNYGIPQTRRRMIIFAAAPGEKLPMYPEPTHVFSKRACQLSVLVDDKKYQSNCEWHESAPYRTINVRDAMSDLPSVRNGCSIDEMSYGGEAVSHFQRKIRGNQNQTRLRDHICKEMAPLVEARMAHIPTASGSDWRDLPNIVVRLSDGTYSKKLEYTHHDKKAGKSSTGAYRGVCSCCAGKSCDPIDRQFNTLIPWCLPHTGNRHNHWAGLYGRLEWDGFFGTTITNPEPMGKQGRVLHPEQTRLVSVRECARSQGFPDSYRFYGTVLDKHRQVGNAVPPPLGAAIGREIRKSLALTQKEADPLEPKTEVPSNLPVIDVAAASSTKIESMDI, encoded by the exons ATGCCTGCGGCGGTTATTTCACCGGGTGACAGTCACGAGAAGGAAAATCATTACGATGAAATTGACAATGTACTGAGtacgaatatgaaaaaaaaagccttATTGAACGGTAAGAATAGCAACGAAATTAATCAGTCAATCAACATAAGTTCAGAATCCACGCTTCGAACAGGCAATGTCGAGGAAACCGAAGACCCGGACGTTCCCAGAGCTGCCGAATGCGGCTCGTTTGATTCGTCAGAAGAAAAAGCCCTTCCAAAGCCTCGTGGCCTGCGTCAAGGTAGTAGTGAAACTAAAACCCGGAGCTTTCGTTCTAGAAAACCCTTTCTAAACAGTGAGCGTTCAATAGTGGGAATGTTTGCTGCACAAGAagcaaaaaggaaaaatggcGAGTCCAAAAAAGAAGGTGAACAAAACTTGCTGATGTCAGATATCAAAGATCCACCAGCCGTTGAACAAGAAACCATTATCAAAGAGGAAAAACCTAACACAAACAGTACAGATAATGAAGCAGATGACGAAATTGAGTTtcctgttgaaaaaaaaatcaaaactgaGGCAGATGCAAAAGATGCAAAAGCCACGAAGAGTCAAGTCAAAAAGGCTCCCGAAGCCCAGTCGAGATGTCAAATTTGTAGGCAGAAATTGGCAGAaaatgaaatacaattatatcCAGGGCATCCCAATGGAGCTATGGAAGAGTTTGTCTCTCTCACTGATCCCCGATTATCTCTGTTTACTGGCAATGAAGAAGCTATTTTTGAGAGCGATGAGAGGCCTCAAAACAAGTTGACACATTTCAG TGTATATGACAAAAACGGTCACTTGTGTCCTTTCGATACTGGCCTCATAGAGAAGAATGTACTGCTTTATTTCTCGGGTTACATGAAAGCAATTTATGAAGAAGATCCGAGTCCAGAGGGTGGTGTACCAACAAAAGATATGGGGCCGATAAATGAGTGGTGGGTTTCTGGTTTTGACGGTGGTGAGCTCGCTCTAATTGGCTTCAACACAGCTTTCGGGGAATATATTTTGATGGAACCGTCTGAAGCCTACGAACCTTTCATGGCTGCTGTCAGAGAGAAAATTCATATGAGCAAAATGGTGATCGAATTCCTACTAGACGAGGTAGATCCGACTTACGAGGATCTCGTGAACAAATTACAG aCGGTCGTACCTCTTAAAGGTTTGGCTCCGTTCACCGAAGATTCGTTGCTCCGACACTCtcagtttatttgtgatcaagTTCTCTCGTTCGACCAATCAGCCAATCCCGAAGATCCTCTGTTAATCACAAGTCCGTGTATGCGAGCTCTCGTCAATCTCGCTGGAGTCACTCTTGGCAAAAGATTGGCTAGTCGTAGAACCGAACGCCTTCAACAAAAGGCGAAAAAACCATCATGGACTAAAGCCACTACCACTCAATTGGTCAATAACATGTTTGAGACTTTCTTCACTGAACAATTGGCTGAAGATAAGGTCAAAGAATCAGGG GGTCCAAGAAGAAGAAGGTGCGGAGTTTGCGAAGCCTGTCAACAATCTGACTGCGGTGCATGTGCAGCTTGCAAAGACATGACAAAGTTTGGTGGCACAGGAAGAAGCAAACAATCTTGTGTACAACGTCGATGTCCAAACATGGCACTTCAAGAGGCAGACGACTCTGACGTAGAGGACGAGGAAGAGTATCGAGCTTTAACGCAAAACATTCGTGAAAATACGCATgacaaaatcataaaatcgCTAAAGTGCTTAAAGAAGCAAGTCGAATGGCAAGGTTCAGAAATATTCGACGATGGTCGTAGGAAGTTTTACTTCTCAGCTACCGTTGGAACTGAAACAATTTCCACGAACGACTGCGTTATGATCGAATCCAGTGATCCAACGATTCCGTTACAAATCGCTAAAGTAATGTACATGTGGCAAAACAAAAATGGCCTAAGATTGTTCCACGCAAATTGGTATCGTCGGGGCAGCGACACAATTCTCGGTGAAACCTCCGATCCGATGGAATTATTTTTGATCGACGAATGCGACGACGTTCCTCTCATTTCGATTTCGTCAAAGTGCAAAGTTATCAGGCATGATATTCCTGAAAATTGGGCTGAGTTAG GCAATACTGAATACAGCATGGAGAACGAGATTAAAGATCAAGacggaaaaactttcttttATCAGAAACGTTACACGGCCGAGACTGCGAGATTCGAAGATCCCCTTCCCGATCCAGAGTGTCCTCGAGCCGAAATCAGTCACAGATTTTGTCCCGCCTGTGCTCGGTTTGGAGCTTTGCAACAGCAATACACACCCAAA GTATTCGAAAGAGGTGAAGAGAAAAACAGTCGCGAAGTTGAATACGGTCTTGTTCAGTACAAAGGGAATGATTTCCGGGTCGGAAATGCCGTCTATCTGGTACCAGGATCCTTCAAGTTCAAATACACTTCGGGTTTGGTCGATCCTCCGAAACCTAAAAAAGATCAAGTCGACGAAGACATGTATCCGGAGTTTTATCGAAAATCTTCGGACCATGTCAAAGGCTCCAATTACGATACACCCGAGCCATTCAACATTGGTTATATAAATGCTATTTATGCGACTACAACTGACAAGCTCGTATCGTCTAATGACATTTGGATTAAAGTTACCAAATTATACAGACCCGAAAATACTCACAAAGGCGCGTCGCTGGTCCAACAAGTTGACCTCAATTTGCTTTATTGGAGCGACGAAG tttgCAACGTGCGTTTTCTCGACGTTGTTGGCAAGTGTTATCTGATGTATTccgaaaatttgaatatttcaatcgACGAATGGACCGGACGAGGTCCTCATCGTTTCTATTTCACACAAAGTTATAACGTTTCGGACAAAACTTTCGACGAGCCTCCATCAAAAGCAATGGCGATAGGACAACTCGGAAAAGGTAAAACCAAGGCAAAAGGCAAAGGAAAAATCAAAGGCAAAACTACGGAAGAAAgcgaaatgagaaaattgatCAATAAGCCTGTGGACGATCCGCCTGTGCTTAAAAAATTACGGACTCTTGATGTATTTGCCGGTTGTGGAG GACTATCGGAAGGTTTGCACGAAGCTGGTATCATAGAAAGTCGATGGGCTATCGAGAAGGAAGAACCTGCTGCTTGGGCTTACAGGCTAAACTATCCCAAAGCCACGGTGTTTTCGGAGGATTGTAATGTTTTACTACGAAAAGTGATGGAT GGAGAGAAACGAGATGACACTGGCCAGAAATTACCACAAAAAGGCGATGTCGAATTGATGTGCGGTGGCCCACCTTGCCAAGGTTTCAGTGGCATGAATCGTTTCAATTCTCGACAATATTCGTTGTTCAAGAACTCGTTGGTCGTATCGTATTTGGCTTATTGCGATTACTACAGACCGAAACTTTTTCTCATGGaaaatgtacgaaattttgtttccttcAAACGGTCGatggttttgaaattgactCTGCGTTGTTTAGTGAAAATGGGCTATCAATGTACGTTCGGAATTCTTCAAGCAGGAAATTATGGAATTCCTCAAACTCGTAGAAG aatgattattttcgctGCAGCACCGGGTGAAAAATTGCCAATGTATCCGGAACCGACCCACGTTTTTAGCAAACGGGCTTGCCAACTGAGCGTTCTTGtcgacgataaaaaatatcaatcgaACTGCGAGTGGCACGAATCCGCCCCTTACAGAACGATCAACGTTCGAGACGCAATGTCCGATTTACCGAGCGTGAGAAATGGGTGCAGCATCGACGAAATGTCTTACGGTGGCGAGGCGGTTTCACATTTCCAAAGAAAG ATTCGAGGAAATCAAAATCAGACGAGATTACGCGATCACATATGCAAAGAAATGGCACCGTTGGTTGAGGCAAGAATGGCACACATACCGACGGCGAGTGGCTCCGATTGGCGAGATTTGCCGAACATTGTTGTGCGATTAAGTGACGGGacatactcaaagaaattggAGTACACGCACCACGACAAAAAAGCAGGAAAAAGCAGTACCGGAGCTTATCGAGGAGTTTGCTCTTGTTGCGCCGGGAAATCGTGCGATCCTATCGATCGACAATTCAACACTTTGATTCCTTGGTGTCTTCCCCATACGGGTAACCGTCACAACCATTGGGCAGGATTGTACGGGCGATTGGAATGGGACGGATTTTTCGGGACTACGATCACAAATCCTGAACCTATGGGCAAACAG ggtCGAGTGTTACACCCCGAGCAAACTCGTCTCGTGAGCGTCCGTGAGTGTGCCCGGTCCCAAGGATTTCCGGATTCCTATCGTTTTTATGGAACCGTACTTGACAAGCATCGCCAAGTCGGAAACGCTGTACCGCCGCCCCTCGGAGCTGCGATTGGTCGTGAGATAAGGAAAAGTTTAGCTCTGACTCAAAAAGAGGCTGATCCGCTCGAACCAAAAACCGAAGTACCTTCCAATCTCCCAGTCATCGATGTTGCGGCTGCGAGTTCGACGAAAATAGAATCTATGGATATTTAA